Genomic DNA from Candidatus Methylomirabilota bacterium:
CGTGGGAGTGCTCTCGGGCACCAGGCCTCAGGACGCCCTGATCGACGTGCGCCGGGACGAGAACACCGGTTACCAGAGCGACCGTCCCGCGGTCGCGCTCGTCTCCAGCGTGGGGGTGGTGACGGCGGTGGGCCCGGGAACGGCAACCATTACCGTCACTCACCGCCAGTTGACCGCGACGGCGGCGGCGCGGGTGGTATCTTCGGCCGCGGGCGCGCCGATCCTTCGCCTCTCCGCGCCACCCGATGGCGCCGTGCTCACCTCGTCCCCGGTCACCGTCGCCGGGACCGTGAGCGATCCGCAGGCGAAGGTCAAGGTGATGGGGACTCAGGCGCCAACCGATGCCGTGACGGGCGCCTTCAGCGTTCAGGTGGCGCTCTCGCCGGGCCAGAACCTGATCAAGGTCCAGGCCGATCTTGCCGCCGGATCCGCCCTCGCCGAGCTTTCGGTGACCCTCGCGGCGCCCGGCTCGGGGGCAGCGGTCGGCCCCGATGGATCGCCCCTGCCGGTCGTGCCCGCTCTCCCTACCACCGCGCCCGACCGCACTCCGCCCCAGATCGCCGTCCAGTGGCCGCGCCCGGGAGCGCTCCTCCTTTCGACCCGGGTGGAGGTCCTGGGAACCGTGGACGAGCCGCAGTCGGTGGTGCGCATCAACGGAGCCCGGGCGGCCGTTCAGGACGGGGCCTTCTCGGCGCAGATCGTTCTTCCCCGGGGGGCGGGACAGATCGTGGCGGAGGCGGTCGACCCGGTGGGAAACCGCTCGTCGAAGACGGTGAACGTGAGCGTCGATTCGGAGCTGCCCGCGGTGAACATCGCGGAGCCGGCGCCCTCGGACCTCCAGGGCTGGTGCACTCTGCCCGAGGGGGCGGCAGTGGTGTCGAGTTCGCCGCTCTTGGTCCGTGGGTCGCTGAGCCACCCGGGGATGCGGGTCTGGATCCAGGGAGCGCAGGCGGCGGTGAACGGGACCGGTTTCAGCGGGACGGCGAGCCTGGCCCGTGGTCTCAATCGCCTGGCGGTGGTCGCCGAGTTGCCCGGCGACCCTCCCCGGCGGGCAATCGACGTGCGGCGGGTCGTCCTCGACCTGGATCCGCCGGTCATCGAGGTCGCTTACCCGCCGCCCGGCCTGGTAGCCCGCACCACTCCCATCCGGGTGATCGGACGCGTGCGCGATCCCGGCGTTCCGCCCGGGGCGTCTGCGTCGCCGGGGCTCAGGATCAACGGGACTCCGGTCGATGCCTCCGGCGGATCGTTCGATGTGTCGGTCTCCCTCGTCGCCGGGCTCAACTCCCTGATGCTGGAGGCTGCCGACGGAGCGGACCGCAGGACCTCACAGACGATCAACGTGACCCTCGACGCCACCACCGCGGGCGCCTCCCTGGAGGCCGCCGACGGGGGAGGCCAGACCGTAGCGCCGGGAGGAGTCCTTCCTCGCGCGCTGGTGGCGCGCGTGCGCGACGCGGCGGCGGCGCCTGTCGCCGGCGTGCCGGTGATCTTCCGCGTCGACGCGGGCGACGGCACCCTGACCGGTGGAGCGAGGGAGATCCAGGTGACGAGCGACGGAGCGGGGGAGGCGCGCGCAACCTTCACCGCCGGCCGCACCGCGGGGAAGGGTCTCAACGTGGTGACCGCCCGCTCTCCCGGCCGGCGCGGCTCGCCGGCG
This window encodes:
- a CDS encoding Ig-like domain-containing protein encodes the protein VGVLSGTRPQDALIDVRRDENTGYQSDRPAVALVSSVGVVTAVGPGTATITVTHRQLTATAAARVVSSAAGAPILRLSAPPDGAVLTSSPVTVAGTVSDPQAKVKVMGTQAPTDAVTGAFSVQVALSPGQNLIKVQADLAAGSALAELSVTLAAPGSGAAVGPDGSPLPVVPALPTTAPDRTPPQIAVQWPRPGALLLSTRVEVLGTVDEPQSVVRINGARAAVQDGAFSAQIVLPRGAGQIVAEAVDPVGNRSSKTVNVSVDSELPAVNIAEPAPSDLQGWCTLPEGAAVVSSSPLLVRGSLSHPGMRVWIQGAQAAVNGTGFSGTASLARGLNRLAVVAELPGDPPRRAIDVRRVVLDLDPPVIEVAYPPPGLVARTTPIRVIGRVRDPGVPPGASASPGLRINGTPVDASGGSFDVSVSLVAGLNSLMLEAADGADRRTSQTINVTLDATTAGASLEAADGGGQTVAPGGVLPRALVARVRDAAAAPVAGVPVIFRVDAGDGTLTGGAREIQVTSDGAGEARATFTAGRTAGKGLNVVTARSPGRRGSPAAFSVTVSPGALSVLAAHSPRWDAWMAGQTLPRPLLARALDAAGNPLAGVPV